A region of Bradyrhizobium sp. SZCCHNS1050 DNA encodes the following proteins:
- the rpsA gene encoding 30S ribosomal protein S1: MASSTSASSYNPSRDDFAAMLDESFTKGNLQESSVVKGKVVAIEKDMAVIDVGLKTEGRVALREFAGPGRDSELKVGDEVEVFLDRIENALGEAVLSRDKARREESWGKLEKAFQNNEKVNGVIFNQVKGGFTVDLDGAVAFLPRSQVDIRPIRDVAPLMNNSQPFQILKMDRRRGNIVVSRRTVLEETRAEQRQELVQNLEEGQVIDGVVKNITDYGAFVDLGGIDGLLHVTDIAWRRVNHPTEVLSIGQTVKVKIIKINHETHRISLGMKQLLDDPWQGIEAKYPLQARFHGRVTNITDYGAFVELEPGIEGLIHVSEMSWTKKNMHPGKIVSTSQEVEVQVLEVDSVKRRISLGLKQTMRNPWEVFVEKHPTGSVVEGEVKNKTEFGLFLGLEGDVDGMVHLSDLDWKLPGEQVIDNYKKGDMVKAVVLDVDVEKERISLGIKQLEGDPFAEPGDVKKGAVVTCEVLDVKDGGIDVKITGTDFTTFIKRSELARDRNDQRTERFAVGEKVDARVIQFDKKARKVQVSIKALEVAEEKEAIAQYGSSDSGATLGDILGTALKNRDSK; the protein is encoded by the coding sequence ATGGCTTCGAGTACCTCTGCTTCTTCCTACAATCCCAGCCGCGATGATTTCGCCGCGATGCTGGACGAGTCCTTCACGAAGGGCAACCTGCAGGAAAGCTCTGTCGTCAAGGGCAAGGTTGTTGCGATCGAGAAGGACATGGCCGTCATCGACGTCGGCCTGAAGACCGAAGGCCGCGTGGCGCTGCGCGAATTCGCCGGGCCCGGCCGTGACAGTGAATTGAAAGTCGGCGACGAGGTCGAAGTGTTCCTCGATCGCATCGAGAACGCGCTCGGCGAAGCGGTGCTGTCGCGCGACAAGGCGCGCCGCGAAGAGAGCTGGGGCAAGCTCGAGAAGGCGTTCCAGAACAACGAAAAGGTCAACGGCGTCATCTTCAACCAGGTCAAGGGCGGCTTCACCGTCGACCTCGACGGCGCCGTGGCCTTCCTGCCGCGCTCGCAGGTCGACATCCGTCCGATCCGCGACGTCGCGCCGCTGATGAACAACTCGCAGCCGTTCCAGATCCTCAAGATGGACCGTCGCCGCGGCAACATCGTGGTGTCGCGCCGCACTGTGCTGGAAGAGACCCGCGCCGAGCAGCGCCAGGAGCTGGTGCAGAACCTCGAAGAGGGTCAGGTCATCGACGGCGTCGTCAAGAACATCACCGATTACGGTGCGTTCGTCGACCTCGGCGGCATCGACGGCCTGCTGCACGTCACCGACATCGCGTGGCGCCGTGTCAACCATCCGACCGAGGTGCTCAGCATCGGTCAGACGGTCAAGGTCAAGATCATCAAGATCAACCACGAGACGCACCGCATCTCGCTGGGCATGAAGCAGCTCTTGGACGATCCGTGGCAGGGCATCGAGGCCAAGTACCCGCTGCAGGCCCGCTTCCACGGTCGCGTCACCAACATCACCGACTACGGCGCGTTCGTCGAGCTCGAGCCGGGCATCGAAGGCCTGATCCACGTCTCCGAGATGTCGTGGACCAAGAAGAACATGCACCCCGGCAAGATCGTGTCGACCTCGCAGGAGGTCGAAGTGCAGGTGCTCGAGGTCGACAGCGTCAAGCGCCGCATCTCGCTCGGCCTCAAGCAGACCATGCGCAATCCGTGGGAGGTCTTCGTCGAGAAGCATCCGACGGGTTCGGTGGTCGAGGGCGAGGTCAAGAACAAGACCGAGTTCGGCTTGTTCCTGGGTCTCGAAGGCGACGTCGACGGCATGGTCCATCTGTCGGATCTCGACTGGAAGCTGCCGGGCGAGCAGGTCATCGACAACTACAAGAAGGGCGACATGGTCAAGGCCGTGGTGCTCGACGTCGACGTGGAGAAGGAGCGCATCTCGCTCGGCATCAAGCAGCTCGAAGGCGATCCCTTCGCCGAGCCGGGCGATGTCAAGAAGGGCGCGGTCGTCACTTGCGAGGTGCTCGACGTCAAGGACGGCGGCATCGACGTCAAGATCACCGGCACCGACTTCACCACCTTCATCAAGCGCTCCGAGCTGGCGCGCGATCGCAACGACCAGCGCACCGAGCGGTTCGCCGTCGGTGAGAAGGTCGATGCCCGCGTGATCCAGTTCGACAAGAAGGCCCGCAAGGTGCAGGTGTCGATCAAGGCGCTGGAAGTCGCAGAAGAGAAGGAAGCCATCGCGCAGTACGGCTCGTCCGATTCGGGCGCCACGCTGGGCGACATTCTCGGCACCGCGCTCAAGAACCGCGACTCGAAGTAA
- the sppA gene encoding signal peptide peptidase SppA: MSLDSDVIVDRRRLRRKLTFWRVVAVLIAIAALSAIGLAMSPRGRTVLSTSGSIARVNIEGLIRSDHERVEALERLENSSAEAVIVHINSPGGTTAGSEQLYDSLVRLKAKKPLVVVVEGLAASGGYIGAIAADHIVAQQSSLVGSIGVLFQYPNVGELLKTVGVKIEEVKSSPLKAAPNGYEPTSPEARAALDALVKDSYAWFRGLVKDRRAMNDEQLEKVADGRVFTGRQAIELKLIDELGDEKTAVAWLVANKNVKKDLPVRDYKLTPRFGDLTFLRTATSIALDAVGLSGIARQIERTGVVQAVDRIGLDGMLALWTPAPGN, encoded by the coding sequence ATGTCGCTTGATTCGGATGTGATCGTCGATCGCCGCAGGCTGCGCCGCAAGCTGACGTTCTGGCGCGTCGTCGCGGTGCTGATTGCGATTGCGGCTCTGTCCGCCATCGGTCTCGCCATGTCGCCGCGCGGCCGCACCGTGCTCTCGACCTCCGGCTCGATCGCCCGCGTCAATATCGAGGGCCTGATCCGCAGCGACCATGAGCGCGTCGAGGCGCTGGAGCGGCTCGAAAACTCCTCGGCCGAAGCCGTCATCGTTCACATCAATTCGCCGGGCGGCACCACCGCCGGCTCCGAGCAGCTCTACGATTCGCTGGTCCGGCTGAAGGCGAAGAAGCCGCTGGTCGTCGTCGTGGAAGGCCTCGCGGCGTCCGGCGGCTACATCGGCGCGATCGCTGCCGACCACATCGTCGCGCAGCAGAGTTCGCTGGTCGGCTCGATCGGCGTGCTGTTTCAATATCCCAATGTCGGCGAGCTGTTGAAGACGGTCGGCGTGAAGATCGAGGAGGTCAAATCCTCGCCGCTGAAGGCCGCCCCCAACGGCTACGAGCCGACCAGCCCGGAAGCGCGTGCGGCGCTCGACGCCCTGGTCAAGGATTCCTATGCCTGGTTCCGCGGACTGGTGAAGGACCGCCGCGCCATGAACGATGAGCAGTTGGAGAAGGTGGCCGATGGCCGCGTCTTCACCGGCAGGCAGGCGATCGAGCTGAAGCTGATCGACGAGCTCGGCGACGAGAAGACCGCGGTCGCTTGGCTCGTCGCCAACAAGAACGTCAAGAAGGACCTTCCGGTGCGCGACTACAAGCTCACGCCGCGGTTCGGCGATCTCACCTTCCTGCGAACGGCCACCTCGATCGCGCTCGACGCCGTCGGCCTCTCCGGAATCGCCCGCCAGATCGAGCGCACCGGCGTGGTCCAGGCGGTGGACCGGATCGGTCTCGACGGCATGCTCGCGCTCTGGACGCCCGCGCCGGGCAATTGA
- a CDS encoding integration host factor subunit beta yields MIKSELVQRIAEHNPHLYQRDVENIVNAILDEIVAALARGDRVELRGFGAFSVKHRPARAGRNPRTGAHVPVDQKSVPFFKTGKEMRERLNRDNPAGAAADDADD; encoded by the coding sequence ATGATCAAATCCGAGCTTGTTCAGCGTATCGCCGAGCACAACCCGCATCTCTACCAGCGGGATGTCGAGAACATCGTCAATGCGATCCTCGATGAGATCGTCGCGGCGCTCGCCCGCGGTGACCGCGTCGAGTTGCGCGGCTTCGGCGCCTTCTCGGTCAAGCATCGGCCGGCCCGCGCCGGGCGCAACCCACGGACCGGAGCTCATGTCCCGGTGGACCAGAAAAGTGTCCCGTTCTTCAAAACGGGCAAGGAAATGCGCGAGCGGCTGAACCGGGACAATCCCGCCGGCGCCGCGGCTGACGACGCCGACGATTGA
- a CDS encoding lipopolysaccharide assembly protein LapA domain-containing protein — MRKFFTVVVVLPLLVLFVIFAVANRHFVTVSFDPFNATDPALSASVPLFALIIAVAILGVIAGGCATWIGQRRWRRAARRHQADAEAARAQVAQLSAAARAKQGSAQSLVPAAPARLFAPYGRDKQGVAL; from the coding sequence ATGCGAAAATTCTTCACTGTCGTGGTCGTCCTTCCGCTGCTGGTGCTGTTCGTCATCTTCGCGGTCGCCAATCGGCATTTCGTTACCGTATCGTTTGATCCCTTCAACGCGACTGATCCGGCGCTCTCGGCGTCGGTCCCGCTGTTCGCCTTGATCATCGCCGTCGCGATCCTGGGCGTGATCGCGGGTGGCTGTGCCACCTGGATCGGCCAGCGCCGCTGGCGGCGGGCCGCGCGCCGCCATCAGGCCGATGCCGAAGCGGCCCGCGCGCAGGTGGCGCAGTTGAGCGCCGCGGCGCGTGCAAAACAGGGCTCTGCGCAATCTCTGGTTCCAGCTGCGCCGGCGCGGCTTTTCGCCCCTTATGGGCGAGACAAGCAGGGCGTCGCGTTGTAG
- a CDS encoding phosphoribosylanthranilate isomerase gives MSLLVKICGLTTPDTLAAALDAGADMVGFVFFPPSPRHVGLTAARELGRDVRGRALKVALTVDADDAMIENIVETLRPDLLQLHGRESIARVRDLKQRFGLPIMKAIPVATDADLAPLAGYADVCDRILFDARAPKEATRPGGLGATFDWRLLQGVKLDRPFMVSGGLSADNVAEAVRITRAGGVDVSSGVERAPGVKDCDMIRDFIRAARAAEELSVQ, from the coding sequence ATGTCCCTGCTCGTCAAAATCTGCGGCCTGACCACGCCCGACACCCTCGCTGCGGCGCTCGACGCGGGCGCCGACATGGTGGGCTTCGTGTTCTTTCCGCCGTCCCCACGCCATGTCGGCCTGACGGCCGCGCGTGAGCTGGGTCGTGACGTCAGGGGGCGCGCGCTCAAGGTGGCGCTGACCGTCGATGCCGACGACGCGATGATCGAAAACATCGTCGAGACGCTGCGGCCTGATCTCCTGCAGTTGCATGGCCGCGAAAGCATCGCGCGCGTCCGCGACCTCAAGCAGCGCTTCGGCCTACCCATCATGAAGGCCATTCCGGTCGCGACCGACGCCGATCTCGCGCCGTTGGCGGGCTATGCCGACGTGTGCGACCGCATCCTGTTCGATGCGCGGGCGCCCAAGGAGGCGACCCGTCCCGGCGGCCTCGGTGCCACCTTCGATTGGCGTCTGCTACAGGGCGTGAAGCTCGATCGCCCGTTCATGGTCTCCGGCGGTCTGAGCGCCGACAACGTCGCGGAGGCCGTGCGGATCACCCGCGCGGGCGGCGTCGACGTGTCATCTGGCGTCGAGCGGGCGCCGGGTGTGAAGGATTGCGACATGATCCGGGATTTCATTCGCGCGGCGCGGGCCGCTGAAGAGTTGAGCGTTCAATGA
- the trpB gene encoding tryptophan synthase subunit beta — translation MTTAIPNSYRSGPDDRGHFGIFGGRFVAETLMPLILDLEKAYAEAKADPAFHAEMNGYLKNYVGRPSPLYYAERLTEHLGGAKIYFKREELNHTGSHKVNNVLGQIMVARRMGKKRIIAETGAGQHGVATATLCARFGLDCVVYMGAVDVERQQPNVIRMEMLGAKVVPVQSGAKTLKDAMNEALRDWVTNVHNTFYCIGTVAGPHPYPMMVRDFQSVIGNETRTQMQEAEGRLPDSLIACIGGGSNAMGLFHPFLDDPSVEIYGVEAAGHGLTHLHAASIAGGRPGVLHGNRTYLLMDEDGQIEEAHSISAGLDYPGIGPEHSWLHEVGRVNYLSATDEEALAAFQLLSRLEGIIPALEPAHAIAKVMELAPKKSKDHLMVVNMSGRGDKDVPQVGDILRGRAKAS, via the coding sequence ATGACGACAGCCATTCCCAATTCCTACCGCAGCGGTCCGGATGACCGCGGTCACTTCGGCATCTTCGGCGGCCGCTTCGTCGCCGAAACCCTGATGCCGCTGATCCTCGATCTGGAAAAGGCCTATGCGGAGGCCAAGGCGGATCCGGCATTCCATGCCGAGATGAACGGCTACCTGAAGAACTATGTCGGCCGGCCCTCGCCGCTGTATTACGCTGAGCGCCTGACCGAGCATCTCGGCGGCGCCAAGATCTACTTCAAGCGCGAGGAGCTGAACCACACCGGCTCGCACAAGGTCAACAACGTGCTTGGCCAGATCATGGTCGCGCGCCGCATGGGCAAGAAGCGCATCATCGCCGAGACCGGTGCCGGCCAGCACGGCGTTGCGACCGCCACGCTGTGCGCGCGTTTCGGGCTCGATTGCGTCGTCTACATGGGCGCGGTCGACGTCGAGCGGCAGCAGCCGAACGTGATCCGCATGGAGATGCTCGGCGCCAAGGTGGTGCCCGTGCAGTCCGGCGCCAAGACCCTGAAGGATGCGATGAACGAGGCGTTGCGTGACTGGGTCACCAACGTCCACAACACGTTCTACTGCATCGGCACGGTCGCCGGTCCGCACCCCTATCCGATGATGGTGCGCGACTTCCAGTCGGTGATCGGCAACGAGACCCGCACGCAGATGCAAGAGGCTGAGGGCCGGCTCCCGGACTCGCTGATCGCGTGCATCGGCGGCGGCTCCAATGCGATGGGCCTGTTCCATCCGTTCCTCGATGATCCCTCGGTCGAGATCTATGGCGTGGAAGCGGCGGGCCATGGCCTGACGCATCTGCACGCCGCCTCGATCGCCGGCGGCCGCCCCGGCGTGCTGCACGGCAACCGCACCTATCTGCTCATGGACGAGGACGGGCAGATCGAGGAGGCGCATTCGATCTCGGCCGGTCTCGATTATCCCGGCATCGGGCCGGAGCATTCCTGGCTGCACGAGGTCGGTCGCGTGAACTATTTGTCGGCGACCGATGAGGAGGCGCTGGCGGCGTTCCAGCTGCTGTCGCGGCTCGAGGGCATCATTCCGGCGCTGGAGCCCGCGCACGCGATCGCCAAGGTGATGGAGCTCGCGCCGAAGAAGTCGAAGGACCATCTGATGGTGGTCAACATGTCCGGCCGCGGCGACAAGGACGTGCCGCAGGTGGGCGACATCTTGCGAGGAAGGGCGAAGGCATCGTGA
- the trpA gene encoding tryptophan synthase subunit alpha — MTSRMDARFAQLKQEGRSAFVTFVMSGDPDPETSLAIVKSLPQAGADIIEIGMPFTDPMADGPSIQAAGLRALKAGMTLRKTLQLVRSFREGDAATPIVLMGYYNPIYIYGVDKFLDDAKSAGVDGLIIVDLPPEEDSELCIPALKAGLNFIRLATPTTDDKRLPAVLANTSGFVYYVSITGITGAAAADSSAVGAAVARIKRHTALPVCVGFGIRTPETARAIAANADGAVVGTALVDALRASLDAEGRATAKTVSAVADLAAALARGVHGAQQAAE, encoded by the coding sequence GTGACCAGCCGGATGGATGCGCGCTTCGCGCAATTGAAGCAAGAAGGCCGCTCGGCGTTCGTCACCTTCGTGATGTCAGGCGACCCTGATCCTGAAACCTCGCTCGCGATCGTCAAGTCGCTGCCGCAGGCTGGCGCTGACATCATCGAGATCGGCATGCCGTTCACCGATCCGATGGCCGATGGCCCGTCGATCCAGGCGGCGGGTCTGCGCGCGCTCAAGGCCGGCATGACCTTGAGGAAGACGCTGCAGCTCGTGCGCAGCTTCCGCGAGGGCGACGCGGCGACGCCGATCGTGCTGATGGGCTACTACAACCCGATCTACATCTACGGCGTCGACAAGTTCCTCGATGATGCGAAGAGCGCCGGCGTCGACGGCCTGATCATCGTCGACCTGCCACCGGAGGAAGACAGCGAGCTGTGCATTCCCGCGCTGAAGGCGGGGCTGAATTTCATCCGGCTGGCGACGCCGACGACCGATGACAAGCGGCTGCCGGCGGTGCTCGCGAACACCTCGGGCTTCGTCTACTACGTCTCGATCACCGGCATCACCGGCGCGGCGGCGGCGGATTCGTCCGCCGTCGGTGCCGCCGTGGCCCGGATCAAGCGGCATACGGCGCTGCCTGTCTGCGTCGGCTTCGGCATCCGGACACCGGAGACCGCCCGCGCCATCGCCGCCAATGCCGACGGTGCCGTGGTCGGCACCGCCCTGGTCGACGCGCTCCGCGCCAGCCTCGATGCCGAGGGACGCGCGACGGCCAAGACCGTGAGCGCCGTTGCCGACCTGGCCGCTGCGCTGGCAAGGGGCGTGCACGGGGCGCAACAGGCCGCGGAATAG
- the accD gene encoding acetyl-CoA carboxylase, carboxyltransferase subunit beta, with translation MNWLTNVVRPKIRNILRRETPENLWIKCPDSGQLVFYKDVEANQFVIPGSNYHMRMGAVARLKSMFDNETWFDVALPEVTPDPLKFRDERRYADRIKDARARTGMNDAVKVGFGKLEGMGVVIAVQDFDFMGGSLGMAAGEAIVRGLELAVEKKSPFIVFAASGGARMQEGILSLMQMPRTTVAVQMLREAKLPYIVVQTNPTTGGVTASYAMLGDVHIAEPGALIGFAGARVIEQTIREKLPEGFQRAEYLLDHGMVDMVVHRHDLRPTLARLCRLLTKAPAVEHAKPAPQLPPPAKPAETAEAPAVATSA, from the coding sequence ATGAACTGGCTTACCAATGTGGTCCGGCCGAAGATCCGCAACATCCTGCGCCGTGAGACGCCGGAGAACCTCTGGATCAAGTGTCCGGATTCCGGACAGCTCGTGTTCTACAAGGACGTCGAGGCCAACCAGTTCGTCATTCCGGGCTCCAATTACCACATGCGCATGGGCGCCGTGGCGCGACTGAAGTCGATGTTCGACAACGAGACCTGGTTCGACGTCGCGCTGCCCGAGGTCACGCCCGACCCGCTGAAATTCCGTGACGAGCGCCGCTATGCCGACCGCATCAAGGATGCGCGGGCGCGGACCGGCATGAACGATGCGGTGAAGGTCGGCTTCGGCAAGCTGGAAGGCATGGGCGTCGTCATCGCCGTGCAGGATTTCGATTTCATGGGCGGTTCGCTCGGCATGGCCGCGGGTGAAGCCATCGTCCGCGGGCTCGAACTCGCGGTCGAGAAGAAGTCGCCGTTCATCGTATTCGCGGCCTCCGGTGGCGCGCGCATGCAGGAAGGCATCCTGTCCCTGATGCAGATGCCGCGCACGACCGTGGCCGTGCAGATGCTGCGCGAGGCCAAGCTGCCCTACATCGTCGTGCAGACCAATCCGACCACCGGCGGCGTCACCGCGTCCTACGCGATGCTGGGCGACGTCCACATCGCCGAGCCCGGCGCGCTGATCGGGTTCGCCGGCGCCCGGGTGATCGAGCAGACCATTCGCGAGAAGCTGCCCGAAGGTTTCCAGCGCGCTGAATACCTGCTCGACCACGGCATGGTCGACATGGTCGTGCACCGTCATGACCTGCGCCCGACGCTGGCGCGGCTGTGCCGATTGCTGACCAAGGCGCCGGCCGTTGAACACGCCAAGCCCGCGCCGCAGCTGCCGCCGCCTGCCAAGCCCGCCGAAACCGCGGAAGCGCCGGCGGTCGCAACGAGCGCGTGA
- a CDS encoding folylpolyglutamate synthase/dihydrofolate synthase family protein — protein MNDSAAQPRPSLDELITRLSVLHSSRISLGLERMHRLLAQLGHPERKLPPVIHVAGTNGKGSTVAYLRAMLEAAGLRVHVFTSPWLVRINESYRLGQVGGGVLVEDDELISALLECERVNAGAPITFFEVKTVAAFVLFARHPADVVLLEVGLGGRLDSTNVVEQVAASVLTPISMDHMEFLGDTRALIAAEKAAIIKRGCPVISAAQEPDAMAVIEREARRQRAPLFAAGESWHVNVERNRLVYQDDRGLLDLPAPKLFGRHQFDNAGLAIATLRAVDHFKLTTKAFEDGIVGAEWPARMQRLSNGALTAIAPQGAEIWLDGGHNAEGGRVVAAAIGDLEERVSRQLVVIVGMMGNKDAAAFLANFAGLTRHIIVVPIPNESKAMAPADLAAAARTLGMRVEIADGVASALAGIARLAYEVPPRILITGSLYLAGHVLDLNGTPPT, from the coding sequence GTGAACGATTCTGCCGCCCAGCCAAGACCGTCGCTCGACGAGCTGATCACGCGGCTTTCTGTGTTGCATTCGAGCCGGATCTCGCTCGGGCTGGAGCGCATGCACCGGCTGCTGGCGCAGCTCGGTCATCCCGAGCGCAAGCTGCCGCCCGTCATCCATGTCGCGGGCACCAACGGCAAGGGCTCCACGGTCGCATATTTGCGCGCGATGCTCGAGGCCGCGGGGCTGCGCGTCCACGTCTTCACCTCGCCCTGGCTGGTGCGCATCAACGAGAGCTATCGGCTCGGCCAGGTCGGCGGTGGTGTCCTGGTCGAGGACGATGAGCTGATCTCCGCGCTCTTGGAGTGCGAGCGGGTCAACGCCGGCGCGCCGATCACCTTCTTCGAGGTCAAGACCGTCGCGGCCTTCGTGCTGTTCGCAAGGCATCCAGCCGATGTCGTGCTGCTCGAAGTCGGTCTCGGTGGCCGGCTCGATTCCACCAATGTTGTCGAGCAGGTCGCGGCCTCCGTGCTGACGCCGATCAGCATGGACCACATGGAGTTCCTCGGCGACACCCGCGCGCTGATCGCGGCCGAGAAGGCCGCCATCATCAAGCGCGGCTGCCCGGTGATCTCGGCGGCGCAGGAGCCCGATGCCATGGCCGTGATCGAGCGCGAGGCCAGGCGCCAGCGCGCGCCGCTGTTTGCGGCCGGTGAGAGCTGGCACGTCAATGTCGAGCGCAACCGGCTGGTCTATCAGGACGATCGCGGTCTCCTCGATCTTCCGGCACCCAAACTGTTCGGCCGGCATCAGTTCGACAATGCGGGCCTGGCGATCGCGACCTTGCGGGCGGTCGATCATTTCAAGCTCACCACCAAGGCGTTCGAGGACGGCATCGTCGGCGCCGAATGGCCGGCGCGCATGCAGCGGCTGTCGAACGGCGCGCTCACCGCGATCGCGCCGCAAGGCGCGGAGATCTGGCTCGACGGCGGCCACAACGCCGAAGGCGGCCGCGTCGTCGCGGCCGCGATCGGCGACCTCGAGGAGCGCGTGTCGCGGCAGCTCGTCGTCATCGTCGGCATGATGGGCAACAAGGATGCCGCTGCTTTCCTGGCCAACTTCGCCGGCCTGACGCGCCACATCATCGTCGTGCCGATTCCGAACGAGAGCAAGGCGATGGCACCGGCTGATCTGGCCGCCGCCGCGCGCACGCTCGGCATGCGCGTCGAGATCGCCGATGGCGTCGCGTCGGCGCTCGCCGGCATCGCGCGGCTTGCCTATGAGGTCCCGCCGCGTATCCTGATCACGGGATCGCTCTATCTCGCGGGCCACGTGCTCGACCTCAACGGCACGCCGCCGACCTGA
- a CDS encoding metallophosphoesterase family protein, translating into MRFAAIADVHGNHLALEAVLADIRAQGVDDIVNLGDMASGPLDARKTMDLLMPLDAVHVRGNHDRWLIDRPPERMGAWERPAYAQLVAKHLDWLGTIPPTSIYRDEVFLCHATPEDDNVYWLESVAPDGAVTCAPLDAIETTAEGIPQSLILCGHTHTARAVRLRDGRLIVNPGSVGSPGYSYNVPHPHVMEAGTPDARYAILELKPAGWSVTFRHVPYDHQAMAALARANGDVEFASVLATGWIR; encoded by the coding sequence ATGCGCTTTGCCGCGATCGCAGACGTCCACGGCAACCACCTCGCGCTCGAAGCCGTGCTGGCCGACATCCGCGCGCAAGGCGTCGATGACATTGTCAATCTTGGCGATATGGCGAGCGGCCCGCTCGATGCGCGCAAGACGATGGACTTGCTGATGCCGCTCGATGCCGTCCATGTGCGCGGCAATCACGACCGCTGGCTGATCGATCGGCCGCCGGAGAGGATGGGCGCCTGGGAGCGGCCGGCCTACGCGCAGCTCGTAGCCAAGCATCTCGACTGGCTCGGCACGATCCCGCCGACGTCCATCTATCGCGACGAGGTCTTCCTTTGTCACGCCACGCCTGAGGACGATAACGTCTACTGGCTCGAGAGCGTCGCGCCGGATGGCGCGGTCACATGCGCTCCGCTCGATGCAATCGAGACAACGGCCGAGGGCATCCCGCAGTCACTGATCCTCTGTGGCCATACCCACACCGCGCGCGCCGTGCGGCTTCGCGACGGGCGGCTGATCGTCAATCCCGGTAGCGTGGGCAGCCCTGGCTATTCCTACAACGTACCGCATCCGCATGTGATGGAAGCCGGCACGCCCGACGCCCGCTATGCGATCCTTGAACTTAAGCCCGCAGGCTGGAGCGTGACGTTCCGCCACGTGCCCTATGATCATCAGGCGATGGCCGCGCTGGCCCGCGCCAATGGTGATGTCGAATTCGCCTCGGTTCTCGCGACCGGCTGGATCCGCTGA
- a CDS encoding ATP-dependent DNA ligase, protein MEARSVDAIPRGEDWQYEPKWDGFRCLLTRDGATVTMQSKAGEDLARYFPEVVAAARELEATSFILDGELVVPQAKSFSFDALLQRIHPAASRVKRLSVETPALFLAFDLLASGKKELVTHMLHERRPALEAFAKANFTDHPTFRLSPATTRFATAQDWLAHSGGGSDGVIAKRTDLPYQAGNRDGMQKIKRYRSADCVIGGFRYATNSGANGRKLVGSLLLGLYDDDGLLHHVGFTSALKKDEKPALTDRLEPLISPPGFTGNAPGGPSRWSTERSAEWCPLKPKLVIEVCYDHFSGERFRHGTSILRWRPDKSPKQCTFEQLEQKVADPLKLLA, encoded by the coding sequence ATGGAGGCGCGCTCGGTGGATGCGATCCCGCGCGGCGAGGACTGGCAATACGAACCAAAATGGGACGGCTTCCGTTGTCTGCTGACGCGCGACGGCGCAACGGTGACGATGCAGTCGAAGGCCGGCGAGGACCTCGCGCGCTACTTCCCCGAGGTCGTCGCCGCGGCGCGCGAGCTCGAGGCGACGAGCTTCATCCTCGACGGCGAGCTGGTGGTGCCGCAGGCGAAGTCGTTCTCGTTCGATGCATTGCTGCAGCGGATTCATCCCGCCGCCAGCCGGGTGAAGAGGCTATCGGTGGAGACGCCGGCGCTGTTCCTGGCCTTCGACCTGCTGGCGAGTGGCAAGAAGGAGCTAGTGACGCACATGCTGCACGAGCGGCGGCCGGCGCTGGAAGCATTCGCGAAAGCGAACTTCACGGATCATCCGACGTTCCGGCTGTCGCCGGCGACGACGCGCTTCGCGACCGCGCAAGACTGGCTGGCGCATTCCGGCGGCGGCTCGGACGGGGTGATCGCCAAGCGGACCGACCTGCCCTACCAGGCCGGCAACCGCGACGGCATGCAGAAGATCAAGCGCTATCGCTCAGCCGATTGCGTCATCGGCGGCTTCCGCTACGCCACCAACAGCGGCGCGAACGGACGCAAGCTGGTCGGCTCGCTGCTACTCGGGCTCTACGACGATGACGGTCTGCTGCATCACGTCGGCTTCACCTCCGCGCTCAAGAAGGACGAGAAGCCCGCACTGACCGACAGGCTCGAGCCGCTGATCTCGCCGCCCGGCTTCACCGGCAATGCGCCGGGCGGCCCGAGCCGCTGGTCGACCGAGCGCTCGGCGGAATGGTGTCCGCTGAAGCCGAAGCTGGTGATCGAGGTCTGCTACGACCATTTCTCCGGCGAGCGCTTTCGCCACGGCACCTCGATCCTGCGCTGGCGCCCGGACAAATCGCCGAAGCAATGCACCTTCGAGCAGCTCGAGCAGAAGGTCGCCGATCCCTTGAAGCTGCTCGCGTGA
- the trxA gene encoding thioredoxin has protein sequence MAVGKVSDADFESEVLKADGPVVVDFWAEWCGPCRMIAPALDEISSAMGDKVKIVKLNVDESPKTASKYGVMSIPTLMVFKGGEMASRQVGAAPKAKLQQWISSAV, from the coding sequence ATGGCCGTTGGCAAGGTTTCCGACGCCGATTTCGAAAGCGAAGTGCTCAAGGCCGACGGCCCGGTCGTGGTCGACTTCTGGGCCGAGTGGTGCGGCCCGTGCCGCATGATTGCGCCGGCCCTCGACGAGATCTCGAGTGCGATGGGCGACAAGGTCAAGATCGTCAAGCTGAACGTCGACGAGAGCCCGAAGACGGCCTCGAAGTACGGCGTGATGTCGATCCCCACCCTGATGGTGTTCAAGGGCGGCGAGATGGCCTCGCGCCAGGTCGGCGCCGCGCCGAAGGCGAAGCTGCAGCAGTGGATCTCGTCGGCGGTGTGA